The genomic segment CCCGGTGCTCGACCCGCCGTTCGACGAGATGCTCCGGAACACCAGGTTGCCCGCTCCGATCGTCGTGTTCGCGACGTGGAGGGCCGTGCCCGTCGTCGTCGTGATCGTGCTCGCGGACCCCGTGACCGTGACCGTCCCTCCGCCGGTCGCCTTGAAGCCCGAACCCGACGTCGCGACGACGACGATGTTGTCGAAGCTGGCGCTCGTGTTCGCGAGGTCGATGGCGTCCCCGGCGGCCGAGGTCACGTTCACGTCGCTGACGACGACCCCGCTCCGGCCGTTCGCGGTGATCCCCTTGTTGCCTCCGCCGCTGACGTTCAGGTTGAAGCCACGGATGGCGGAGCTCGCATGGGCCGTCACCGTGGCCGGCGCGCCGCTGACCGTGGGACGCGCCTGGTTGATGGGCGGGCGCGTCGCGAGAACCCCCTGCGCGGGCAGAGAGATCCCGAAGAGCGCGTCGAAGCTGGCGCCCGGCACTCCCTGGCCGATGATCCAGCCGCCGGAGTTCAGGACGACACCGACGCCCGGGGAGTGCGTGCTGGCGTCCCCGATGAAGATCCGGGCGTTCGTCGAGGCGCCGATCGCCGTCAGCGCCGCGGTGAGGCTGCACTCGTTCCCCAGAGTGCAGTTCGCAGACCCCACGGCCGGGTTCTTCACGAAGTAGATCGCCGGTCCCGCCACGGCGAAGGAGACGGTGGCCGCGGCGCCGCTGACGCCGGGGCCAGGGAACCCGGTGTCCGCGACGTGGTAGGAGAAGCTCACCGTCGTGCCGGCCGCGAACGGCGGTGGCGTGAATACGAAGCTCCCGTCCGCGTTGATCGTCAACTGGCAACCCGTGCACAGCGTGTCCGGGGTCGTGACGATGGAGACGACCGAGCCGGCAGCCACCTCGTTCGCGACGTCCGTGCCGCCGAGCGTTCCGGCCGGGTACGTTATGGGGATACCGGCCTGCGCCGGAAGGTTCGCGCGGACGGTGGCCACCGGCGGATCGTTCACCGCCGTGACCGAGATGACGAAGCTCTGCGTCGGCGACGTGTCGATACCGCCGTTCGCCGTCCCGCCGTTGTCCTGGAGCGTGATCGTGATCGTCGCCGTGCCGTTCGCGTTCAGCGCCGGCGTGTAGGTGAGGACGCCCGCCGCGGAGATCGCCGGCCCGGCCGAGAAGAGCGCCGCGTTCGTGTTGTTCGTGACGCTGAAGACGACGGTCTGCCCCGACTCGGCCGGCGGCCCGGGCGAGATCGCCGTCGCCCAGCCGGCCACCGTCTGGGCGCCCGCATCCTCGAGAACGGCCTGGTCCGTCCCCTTCGTGAACGACGGGGCGTCGTTCACGTCGGTGACCGTGACGACGAAGATCTGAGCCGCCGAGGTGTCGACGCCGCCGTTGGCCGTTCCGCCGCTGTCGGAGAGGGTCAACGTGATCGTCGCCGTGCCCGAGGCGTTCGGGGCCGGCGTGAAGGTCAGGACGCCCGTCGGCGACACCGCCGGGGCGACGGTGAACAGCGCTGCATTGGTGTTCCCCGTGACGCCGAACGAGACCGTCTGCCCCGACTCGTCCGCAGGTCCCGGCAGGATGGCAGTCGCCCACGTGGCGGTCGTGTGAGCGCCGGAGTCCTCGAGGACCGTCACGTCGGATCCCTTGGCGAAGGACGGGACGTCGTTCACCGCCGTCACGGCGATGACGAAGGTCTGCGGGGCCGAAGTGTCCGCGCCGCCGTTGGCCGTCCCGCCGCTGTCCGAGAGCGTGATCGTGATCGTCGCCGTCCCGTTCGCGTTCGCCGCCGGCGTGTAGGTCAGGACGCCCGTCGGCGAGATCGCCGGCCCGGCCGCGAAGAGCGCCGCGTTCGTGTTCCCCGTGACGTTGAACGTGACCGTCTGCCCCGACTCGACCGGCGGCCCGGGCGAGATCGCCGTCGCCCAGCCGGCCACCGTCTGGGCGCCCGCGTCCTCGAAAGCAGCCTGGTCCGCCCCCTTCGTGAAGGACGGCGCGACGTTGACGTGGTTGAACGTGATCGTGAAGGTCTGCGCCGCCGACGTGTCGACGCCGCCGTTCGCCGTCCCTCCGTTGTCGCTCAGGGTGATCGTGATCGTCGCCGTGCCCCCGCTCGACGGAGTCGGCGTGTAGGTCAGCGTTCCGGTCGCGTCGACGGCCGGGCCGGCCGCGAAGAGGGACGGGTTCGTGTTCCCTGTGACGTTGAACGTGACCGTCTGCCCCGACTCGTCTGCCGGCCCCTTCGAGATCGCCGTGGCCCAGCCCGGCACCGTCTGCGCGGGGGCGTTGTCGAAGACCGTCTGGTCCGGGCCCTTCGTGAAGGCGGGGACGTCGTTCACGGCCGTGACGTTGATGACGAAGGTCTGCGCCGCCGAGACGTTCACTCCGCCGTCGGCCGTCCCGCCGTTGTCCGAGATCGTGAGGGTGATCGTCGCCGTCCCGTTCGCATTGGCGGCCGGCGTGTAGGTCAGGACGCCCGCCGGCGAGATCGACGGCCCTGCCGAGAAGAGGCCGGCGTTCGTGTTCCCGGTGACGTTGAAGGAGACCGTCTGCCCCGACTCGGACCCGGGACCGGGCGAGATCGCCGTGGCCCACGGGTTGACCGTCTGGGCGCCGGAATCCTCGAGGACGGTCTGGTCCGCCCCCTTGGTGAACGACGGGGCGTCGTTCACGTCGGTCACGTTGATGACGAAGGTCTGCGCCGCCGAGGTGTCGATGCCGCCGTCCGCCGTCCCGCCGTCGTCCGACAACGTGAGGGTGATCGTCGCCGTGCCCGAGGCATTCGCCGCCGGCGTGAAGGAGAGCGCGCCCGCCGGCGAAACCGCGGGAGCGACCGCGAAGAGCGCCGCGTTCGTGTTCCCGGTGACTGCGAAGGAGACGGTCTGGGCCGACTCGTCGGCCGGCCCGGTCAGGATTGCCGTGGCCCACGTGGCGGTCGTGTGCGCGGCGGAGTCCTCGAGGACCGTCACGTCCGCGCCCTTGGTGAAGGAAGGCGCGTCGTTCACGGCCGTCACGTTGATGACGAAGGTCTGGGCTGCCGAGGTGTCGACGCCGCCACTGGCCGTCCCGCCGTCGTCGGAGAGGGTCAGCGTGATCGTCGCCGTGCCGTTCGCGTCCGCGGCCGGCGTGAACGAGAGGGCTCCCGCCGGCGAAACCGTGGGAGCTGTCGAGAAGAGGGCCGTGTTCGTGTTCCCGGTGACATTGAAGGTGAGGGCCTGGCCCGCCTCCGGAGCCGGGCCGGTCGAAAGGCCCGTCGCCCACGGGTTGACCGTCTGCGCGCCCGAGTCCTCGTTCACCGTCAGGTCCGGGCCCTTCGTGAACGAGGGCGCGTCGTTGACGTCGGTGACCGTGATGACGAACGTCTGGGCGGCCGACGTGTCGACGCCTCCGTTGGCCGTCCCCCCGTCGTCGGACAGCGTGAGCGTGATCGTCGCCGCCCCGCTCGCGTTCGCCGCGGGGGTGAAGCCGATGACGCCGGCCGGCGAGACGGTCGGCGCGACCGAGAAGAGCGCCGGGTTCGTGTTACCCGTCACGTTGAACGTGAGGACCTGACCCGCCTCGTCGACCGGTCCGGCCGAGATCGCCGTCGCCCAGCCTGCGGTGTAGGGGCCGGAGTCCTCGAGGATGGCGACGTCGGGCCCCTTCACGAACGACGGCGCGTCGTTCACGGGCGTCACGGTGAGCGTGTAGGTGCGCTCACCGAAGCAGGCGGTCACGGGGTCGGTCGCCCGAACCGTGAACGTGGTGTCGCCCGGAACGGCGACGGCGCCGGCGAGGACTCCGGTGGCCGGGTTGAGCGTGAGGCCCGTCGGGAGCGTTCCGCTCGCGATGGAGAAAGTCGTCCCGGCGTTCCCGCCGGTCTGCGTCAGGGTGACCGTGTACGGCGTGTCCTCGAAGGCCGCGGCGAGCGCGGCCGGGTTCACCGTGATCACCGGGCAGCTCACGACGAGCGTCACCGCGACACTGCCGCTGCAGCCGAGCGTGTCCGTGGCGGTGACGGTGAACGGGAACGTCCCGACGACGGTCGGGGTCCCCGAGAGGACTCCGGTGCCCGCGTCGAGCGTGACGCCCGCCGGGAGGACGCCCGAGGTCACGGCCCAGGTCGCGCCGCCCGTCGCCCCCGCGGCAGTGAAGCCGATCGGCCCGTAGGCCGAGCCGGCCGTCCCCGCTGGAAGCGTTCCCGGGGTGACGACGAGGGTATTGCAGACGAGGATCGTGTACGTGGCCGTCCCCTCGCAGCCCGAGGAGTCGCTGAACCGAACGGAGACGGCGTAGCTCCCCGCCGCCGTCGGCGTTCCGGCGAGCTGTCCGCCCGTCGACAGGGCGAGGCCCGGAGGCAGACCCGTGGCGCTCCAGGTGCCCGCGCCCGACCCTCCCGCGACGGTGAGCCGCACCGGCGGGTAAGGCGCCGCGACCGTGCCGGCCGGGAGGCTGGGGGGAGCGATGCGGAGCGTGGGGCAGAAGACGCGAATCGTGTAATCGCGCGTGCCGGTGCAGCCGTTCGCGTCGACCGCCTTCGCCGTGAAGGCGAAGAGGCCGGCCCCTTCCGCGCTGCCGGAGATCTCTCCTTCCGCCGAGAGCGTCAGCCCCTCGGGGAGCGCTCCCGCCACGATCGTGAAGGTCGTCGGTGCGGTCGCGCCCGGAGCCGTCAGCGTCCGGAACGGGTAGACCGCGAAGGCGACGCCGTCCGGAAGCGCGGACGGCTCGAGACTCAGCGGGCCGCAGACGAAAAAGGACAGCGCACGCGTCTTCACGCAGCTCCCCTTGCGAATGACGAGGGTCGCCGACCGGGCTCCGGACGAGGCGAAGCTGCGCGAATACGACCGGACGTCCTCGTCGAGCTCGACCTCGGGCTCCCCGTCGAAACGAATCGACTGGGACGTCAGCTGGGCCGTCGGCGGGTCGACGTCGATCGTCCAGGAGAAAGTCGTCTCGACGCCGGGCTGGACCGGCTGCGGCGCCGCGCCGAAGGCGGTCACGGCGACCTTCGAGCAGTCGCCCCCTCCCGGCTGTGCGACGGGACGCGTGACCGCGTCCCCCGAGCCGTTGTCGATGCGGCTGACGAAGGCGTCGAGAGCGCCGGTCGCGACGGAGACGTCGATCCGCGCGTTCTCCGGGACCGTCGCCGGGGCGAGCCCGCCGACGCGCGCTCCAGCGCCTTCCGCCGTCGCGAACCAGTCCGCCACGCCCAGCTGGCCCCACTCTCCCGGGCCGCGCAGGAAGCCGGTCCGGCCGTGCTCGACCCCCGCGGCGTCGCGCAGGACGAGCTCTCCGGCGGCGCCGTCCGGACCGCCCACGATCGTGAGGTTGGTGCGGGCTCCGGGGACGTTCAACGTCTGGTCGATGCCGTTGAAGAACCCGACGCCACCCGCGCCGAGGAGCCCGGACGGCCACGACGTGACGAACTGCTGGGCCGAGAAGGTCCCCTTTCTCACGCCCGCGGGGTCGACGTTGTTCGTCCGCGCGGCGACGAGGAGCGCATCACTCCCCGTCACGCGCAGGGCGCACGCGGTCCCCTCCGGGAGGCCGAGAAGGGCGAGCACCCTCGCCACCTCGACGACACCTTTGGCCGGAAGCGGCACGACGGCGCTCGCCGCGCGAGAGGCGCCGACGGACTGGATCGTCGCGTCGAGGGCCGCCGAGCCGGGGTTGAAGAGCCGCAGGTCGGTGCTCCAGAACGAGCCGAGGTGGCCCGGGGAGAGGGCCGCGCCGGAGATGAGCCTGTCGGACGCCCCGGGAACGACCCGCTCGGCCTGGAGCGCGATCGCGTCGGACGTGACGTTGTCGTTCACGACGGCGTACGCCGTCGCCCGGCCCGCCTTCACCGCGAACTCCGCCCGGCCGACCGGCAGGTCGGTCCCGGCCCCGATCAGCGCCGTCGCCGGCTGCTGCCAGACCTCCGGCGTCGCGGCCGTCACGGTCACGGTTCCGGCCACGCGGCCCTCGGCGTCGAAGATGCGGACCTCGACGACGGTGCCGGGATCGGCGAGCGTGACGGAGAGGTTCGTGCGGTAGCCGGTGGCCGGGTCGGCCGACTGGCTGACCCAGATCGAGTGCCCCGTCTCGCCGGAACCGAGGAGGTCCGACGCCGGCACGGGGAGCAGCCCGAGTCCGTAGGCACCCTCTGGCGCCGCCACGTTGCGCGTGGAGAGGTTCGCCAGGAGCGGCTCGTCCGACGTCACCGTCAGCGTGCCCGCCGCGTCGCCGGTCAGGCCGAACAGCGTTTTCAGCGCTTCCGGAATCCTCAGGCTCTCGCCCGCCGCGAGCGTCCGCGTCACCGGGGCGGGCGCGACCTTCCCGGCCATGGCGACGAGCCCGATGGCGACAATCGTCCCGGTGTCGCCCGGGTTCGAGACCTCGAGCGTGGAGGAGAAGCGGGCGCCCGCGAGACCCGTCACCTCCGCCGCGCCCGGCAGGTAGGTCGTTTCGGCGGCGGCGAGTGTGGCTGTACCGAGGAACGCCGCAAGGGCGATGCGGAGCACGGGTCGGATCGTCATCTCTCAGGCCTCTCGCAATGGATTCCCCGCCCTGGCGGGGAAAACGGGTATCCGGGTTCGACCCGGGACTGCAGGTGGGTCTCGTCGGAGGGTGGAGGGTGTGATCCGGCAACGCCGGAGGAGGTTGAAAGGGACGCTACCACGTTCCGCGGCAGATGGGATGAAGTCGCAGAACAGGGCTCGAAAGGGTCCTGATTGAAACCTTCCTTCCGATGCCGCGTAGCCGGAGGAGCGTCGCGGGACGTCGTGAAGCGCTTCTGTGGCGGCCTGTCACACTCTGGATCGAGGAGGACTTGCCGGATGACTGACAATCCCGGAATGTCGAGACGAAAGCTGATCGGTCTCGGGGCGGCGACACTCGCCGGGGCCGCCCTGCCCGACGCACTCTTCCACCTCTCCTCGGCGGCCGCGGCGGCCGTCGGCCCCACCGAGGGCATCGGCTACTTCGCCCGCTTCGGCGTGACGGAGAAGATGCTCCGCGACGGCCTCTCCGCCGCGCTGTCCCGCGGGGCCGACTACGCCGACCTCTTCTTCCAGCACCGCGTCGCCAACGGCCTCGGGCTCGAGGACGGCGAGGTGAACAGGGCCTCCACCTCGGTCGAGCTCGGTGTCGGCGTCCGCGCCGTCAAGGGGGACCAGACCGGGTACGCCTACACCGAAGACCTCACCCTCGAAGCGCTCGTCCAGGCCGCGAAGACGGCCGCCGCGATCGCCGACGGACCGGCGAAGGCCGGTCCGAAGGGGCTGAAGGTGGGTGCCGCCCTCCCCGCCCGCTATCCCGTGAAGACCCGCTGGGAAGACGTGCGCCCGCAGCAGAAGCTGCCGCTCCTCTCCGGCCTCAACGAGAAGGTCCTCGCGGCCGACAAGCGGATCCGCAAGGTGAACGTCAGCTTCGGCGACGAGGCGGGCGCCATCCTGATCGCCGACTCGAACGGACGGATCGTCGAGGACCTGCAGCCGATGACGCGACTGTACCTTTCTTGTGTCGCCGAGCAGGACGGCAAGAAGGAGACGAACGGCTACAACGTCGCCGGACGCGCCGACATCGGCTTCTACTCGCCCGAGAGGCTCGACCGCATGGTGAAGGAGGCGGTCTCCAGAACGGTCGTCCTCTTCGACGCCGTCACCCCGCCGGCCGGAGAGATGCCGGTCGTCCTCGCCGCCGGAGCGTCGGGGATCCTCCTCCACGAGGCGATCGGCCACGGCATGGAGGCCGACTTCAACCGCAAGGGGGTCTCCATCTTCTCCGACCGGATCGGCAAGCCGGTCGCCGCGAAGTTCGTGAACATCGTCGACGAGGGGACGCTGCCCGCCGCCCGAGGGGCCATCAACGTCGACGACGAGGGGAACCCGGTCGGCAAGACGATGCTCGTGGAGAACGGCATCCTCACGACCTACCTCCACGACGCGATCTCCGCCAGGCACTACAAGGTCAAGCCGACCGGCAACGGACGCCGCGAGAGCTACCGCTACGCGCCCCTGCCGCGCATGCGCGCGACCTACATGCTCCCGGGCCCGCACAAGAAGGACGAGATCATCGCTTCGGTGAAGAAGGGGATCTACTGCACGAACTTCACGAACGGGCAGGTCCAGATCGGCGCGGGAGACTTCACCTTCTACGTCAAGAACGGGTTCCTCATCGAGGACGGCAAGCTGACGACCCCGATCAAGGACGTCAACATCATCGGCAACGGCCCGAAGGTCCTCGAGAAGATCGACATGGTCGCCGACGACCTCGCCGTCGACGAGGGGGGCTGGACGTGCGGCAAGGACGGCCAGTCGGTCCCGGTGTCGCAGGGCATTCCCACCGTGCGCGTCGCGTCGATCACCGTCGGCGGACGCGGGAAGGCGTGAGGTGAGCACCATGGCACAGCAGGACATGCTCGCCGCCGCCCACGCCGCCGTGAAGACCGCGCTCGGCAAGGGGGCGCAGGAGGCCTCCGCGCGCACCTACCGCGTCCGCGAGGTCAACGTGAAGTGGCGCGACGGGAAGCTGGAGCAGATCGACGAGGCGACGACCCGCGGACTCGGCCTCTCGCTCTACGTCGACGGCCGCTACTCGAGCGTCTCGACGAGCGACCTCCGTCCCGAGGCGCTCGACACGTTCATCGGCGACTCCGTCGTCCTGACCCGGGCCCTCGCGAAGGACCCCTTCCGGGCCCTGCCCGACCCGAAGCTCTACGAGGGCCAGGCGAAGGTCGACCTCCTGCTCGAGGACCCGAAGTACTCCACGGTGACCCCCGAGCAGCGGCGGTCCGTCGCGAAGGAGATCGAGGCCGCGGCCCGCTCCGTCAAGGGGGCCGAAGCGATCCTCTCCGTCACCTCGAACTTCAGCGACACGCTCGCCGAGACCTGGCGCGTCACCTCGAACGGCTTCTCCGGCGCGCGGCGCGACACGTCGTTCTTCATCTCGGCCGAGGTGAGCGTGAAGGACCCCGACGGCCGCAAGCCGGAGGACTACGCCTACGGCGGCTCGCGGTTCGTCGCGGAGGTCCCGAAGGCCGACCAGGTCGGCCGCGAGGCCGCAGAGCGCGCCATCTCCCGCCTCGGAGCGAAGAAGGGCGAGTCGGCGGTGCTGACGATGGCCATCGAGAACCGCGCGGCGGGCCGCCTTCCCTCCTACCTCCTCGGCCCCCTCTCGGGCGGCGCCCTCCAGCAGAAGCGCTCGTTCCTCGAGGGCAAGCTCGGCCAGCCGATCGCGAGCCCCCTCCTCACCCTCGTCGACGACCCTCTCGTCCCCAAGGGGTTCGGCTCGCGCCTCTTCGACGGCGAGGGGATCGCCGCGAAGCGGATGCCGGTCCTCGAGGCCGGCGTCCTGAAGACCTACTTCATCGACACCTACTACGGGAAGAAGCTCCAGATGGCCCCGACCACCGCCGGGCCGTCGAACCTCGTCTGGACCCTCGGCGACAAGGACCAGGCGGCCCTCCTCGCCGCGATGAAGGACGGCATCCTCGTCACCGGCTTCCTCGGCGGCAACTCCAACGGCCTCACCGGCGACTTCTCCCTCGGCGTCCAGGGCTTCCGCGTCCGCGGCGGCAGGATCGCCGAGCCCGTCGGCGAGATGAACATCGCAGGCAACCACCTCGACCTCTGGAAGAAGCTCGCCGCCGTGGGCAACGACCCCTACCCCTACTCCTCCATGAAGACCCCGACCCTCGTCTTCGAGGGCGTCCAGTTCGCGGGGACCTGACGGGAGGACGGGCCGCCCGAGCGGCTGAAACAACGGAACCCGAGGGCCGGTCCGAAAGGGCCGGCCCTTTCCTTCACGGGCCCCGTGGCAGACTCCCGCGCCATGGCGTCGGACCGGCGGCAGGTGCGGGCGTGGCTCGCGTACGACTGGGCCAACTCGGCCTGGGCGATGACGGTCGCGGTCGCGGTGTTGCCCGTCTACTTCGCGGGCACGGTCGTGCCGAAGGGGGGCGTCGAGGTCCTGGGGATGCGGCTCGACGCCACCGTGCTCTGGGGATACGTCAACAGCGCGTCGACGCTCGCGGTCTTCCTCACCGCGCCGATCCTGGGCGCGATCGCCGACCGGCTCGGGGCGCGGCGGGCCCTGCTTTCGGCGTTCGGGATCGCCGGGGGCCTGCTCACGGCGCTCCTCGGCCTCTGCGGGGCGGGGGACGTCTTCACGACCCTTCTGATCTACGCCCTGTCGCAGTTCGCGTTCGTCTCGGCGAACGTCTTCTACGACTCCTTCCTGCCGCACCTGGCGAAGGACGAAGAGCTCGACCGCCTCTCGGCGCGCGGGTTCGCCGTGGGGTACGTCGGGGGCTCGCTCCACTTCGTCCTGGCGCTCGTCCTGATGGCGACGCACGCCCGGTGGGGCCTCTCGGCCGAGGCGGCCGCGCGGGTCGCGCTCTCCTCGGCGGGACTCTGGTGGGCCGGTTTCGGGGCAATCACGTTCCTCGGGCTGGAGGAGCCGGAACACGGCGGCACGCGCCCGGGCGTGCTTCGGGCCGTTCGGGAAGGTGTCGCCGACACGCTCGCCACCACGCGGAGGGTGGCGAAGGTGAAGCCGGTCCTGCTCTTCCTCCTCGCTTTCATCCTCTACAACGACGGTGTCCAGACCGTCATCAAGATGGCCTCCCTCTACGGCACGGAGGAGGTCGGCGTCGGGATGCCGCTCATGATGGGAACGCTCCTCGGCATCCAGCTCCTCGCGATGGTGGGCGCCCTCGTCTTCGCCCGGCTCGCCGGGATCTGGGGAACGAAACGCGTCCTCCTGCTGGCGGTCTCCCTCTGGCTCGTGGCCGTGGCGTGGGCCTACGTCCTGACGACGCCGGCGGGGTTCGTCGGCCTCGCCGCGCTCGCCGGCCTCGTCCTCGGTGCCGTGCAGGCGCTGTCCCGATCTCTCTTCGCCGCCATGATCCCGCGGGAGGCGTCGGCGGAGCTCTTCGGCTTCTTCTCCGTCTTCAACAAGCTCGCCGGGATCCTCGGCACGTTCCTCTTCGCGACCGTGCGGCAGGCGACGGGGACGTCGCGACCGGCCATCCTCTCGGTGGCCGTCCTCTTCGTCGCGGGGCTCGTCCTCCTCTGGAGGGTCGACGAGAAGGAGGCGAAGAGGCGGCGGGAGGAGCTGCGCTGACGCCGGAGCGTCAGAGCTCGACCTGGAGGCCCAGCTCGACGACGCGCCCCGGCGGGATGTTGAAGAACGCCGTCGCGCGGCCCTCGGAGCGGGCCATCCAGGCGAAGACGTGCTCGCGCCACAGGGCCATCCCGGGGCGCTTGCTCGCGATGAGGGTCTCGCGGCCGAGGAAGAACGTCGTCTCCATCGGCTCGAACCCCTTGCCGTCGAGCTTGAGCTTGCGCAGCGCCCGCGGCACGTCGGGGTTCTCCATGAAGCCGTAGTGGAGCGTGACGCGCCAGAAGCACGGCCCGAGGAACTGCACCCGGCTCCGCTCCTTCTCCTTCAGCCGCGGCACCTCGTCGGTGACGACGGTCAGGAAGACGATCCTGTCGTGGAGGATCTTGTTGTGCTTGAGGTTGTGCAGGAGCGGCGGCGGAATTCCTTCCGGGGTCCGGTCCATGAAGACCGCGGTCCCCCTCACGCGCGTCGGCGACCTCTTCTCGACGTCCTGAAGGAAGACGTCGACCGGGAGCGAGGCCTCCCGCAGGCGGTCCGCGAGGATGATCCGGCCCTTCTTCCAGGTCGTCATGACCGTGTAGACGAAGAAGGCGATGGCGAGAGGGACCCAGCCGCCGTGCCCGATCTTCACGATGTTCGCGCCGAAGAACGCGAGGTCCACGACGAGGAGCGCGGCGGCGATCGGCGCCGCGACGGCGCGGGAGACCTTCCACGTCTCGCGGGCGTAGACGTACAGGAGAACCGTCGTGATCCCCATCGTCGTCGTCACGGCGACGCCGTACGCGGCCGCGAGGGCGCCCGAGGTCCGGAACGAGAGGACGAGCCAGATGCAGGAAAGGGCCAGCGCCCAGTTGATCGAGGGGAGGTAGATCTGCCCGATCTCCTTCTCGGAGGTGTGGTCGATCCTCAGGCGCGGCATGTAGCCGAGCTGGATCGCCTGTCGCGTCAGCGAGAAGGCGCCCGAGATCACGGCCTGCGAGGCGATGACGGAGGCCGCCGTCGCGAGCAGGACGAGCGGCAGCAGGCCCCACTTCGGCGCGAGGCCGAAGAGCGGATTCGCGGCGGCGGCCGGGTTCGTCAGGAGGAGCGCTCCCTGGCCGAAGTAGTTGAGGAGGAGCGACGGGAGGACGAACGCGAACCACCCGACGCGGATCGGCTTCGCCCCGAAGTGGCCCATGTCGGCGTAGAGCGCCTCGCCGCCGGTGACGACGAGGAAGACCGACCCGAGCAGGAGAAAGCCGGTCATCCCGTTCTCGACGAAGAAACGGAAGCCGTAGGCCGGGTTCACGGCCGCCACGACCCGTGGCGCGTCGAAGATGTGGACGACGCCGAGGACGGCCAGGACGATGAACCAGAGAACCATGACCGGGCCGAAGACGGCGCCGACACCCGCTGTCCCCTTCTTCTGGATGAGGAAGAGGACGATGAGGATGACGACGACGATCGGCTGGATGTAGGGCTTGAACGCGGGCGTGACGATCTCGAGCCCCTCGACGGCCGAGAGGACCGTGATGGCCGGCGTGATGATGCTGTCGCCGTAGAGGAGCGCCGCCCCGAAGAGACCGAGGGCGACGAGGACGACGTGGCGCGAGGCGCCCGATCCCGACGGCGGTTTGAGGAGCGCCATGAGGGCGAGGATGCCGCCCTCCCCCCGGTTGTCGGCCCTGAGGACGATGCCGAGGTACTTGATCGAGATCGTCAGGACGAGCGCCCAGAAGATCAGGGAGAGGATGCCGAGGACGTTCGCGGGCGACGGCGGAATCGGATGGTGGCCCGTGAAGCACTCGCGAAGAGCGTAGAGGGGGCTCGTCCCGATGTCGCCGAAAACGACCCCGAGGGCGCCGACGGTGAGAATGGCGAGGTACTTCCCCTGCGGGGCCGCCGGAAGGTGGGTCTTCTCCGTGCCGGCCGAGACGGCTTCGTATGCCCCGGAGGGCGAAGGCGATGGGGGGTGCGAGCCCGTGGACTCGCCGGAATCCGTCTTCAACGCGGCCGAAGTCTAATGCAGGCCGCCCGTCAGCGTGCGGGCGGGCCGGCGGCGGGGGCCCGGGAGGCGAGGATCGAGGCGATTTCCTCGTCCTTTTCCCGGAAGAGCCTTCTCACCCACGCCTGGACCCCCTCGCGGAACGCGGCGTCGTCCGCGTAGTCGCCCGTGAACCACGCGACGGGAATCGGCCGCTCGCGCACCCGGACGACCACCTCGGGAAGGCCGCGGGAGATCGCGTCCCAGAAGGTCGGCGACCCGTGCGGGTAGACGATCGTCACGTCGACGAGCCCCTTCAGCTGCTCCCCCATGGCGCTC from the Holophagales bacterium genome contains:
- a CDS encoding putative Ig domain-containing protein, with product MTIRPVLRIALAAFLGTATLAAAETTYLPGAAEVTGLAGARFSSTLEVSNPGDTGTIVAIGLVAMAGKVAPAPVTRTLAAGESLRIPEALKTLFGLTGDAAGTLTVTSDEPLLANLSTRNVAAPEGAYGLGLLPVPASDLLGSGETGHSIWVSQSADPATGYRTNLSVTLADPGTVVEVRIFDAEGRVAGTVTVTAATPEVWQQPATALIGAGTDLPVGRAEFAVKAGRATAYAVVNDNVTSDAIALQAERVVPGASDRLISGAALSPGHLGSFWSTDLRLFNPGSAALDATIQSVGASRAASAVVPLPAKGVVEVARVLALLGLPEGTACALRVTGSDALLVAARTNNVDPAGVRKGTFSAQQFVTSWPSGLLGAGGVGFFNGIDQTLNVPGARTNLTIVGGPDGAAGELVLRDAAGVEHGRTGFLRGPGEWGQLGVADWFATAEGAGARVGGLAPATVPENARIDVSVATGALDAFVSRIDNGSGDAVTRPVAQPGGGDCSKVAVTAFGAAPQPVQPGVETTFSWTIDVDPPTAQLTSQSIRFDGEPEVELDEDVRSYSRSFASSGARSATLVIRKGSCVKTRALSFFVCGPLSLEPSALPDGVAFAVYPFRTLTAPGATAPTTFTIVAGALPEGLTLSAEGEISGSAEGAGLFAFTAKAVDANGCTGTRDYTIRVFCPTLRIAPPSLPAGTVAAPYPPVRLTVAGGSGAGTWSATGLPPGLALSTGGQLAGTPTAAGSYAVSVRFSDSSGCEGTATYTILVCNTLVVTPGTLPAGTAGSAYGPIGFTAAGATGGATWAVTSGVLPAGVTLDAGTGVLSGTPTVVGTFPFTVTATDTLGCSGSVAVTLVVSCPVITVNPAALAAAFEDTPYTVTLTQTGGNAGTTFSIASGTLPTGLTLNPATGVLAGAVAVPGDTTFTVRATDPVTACFGERTYTLTVTPVNDAPSFVKGPDVAILEDSGPYTAGWATAISAGPVDEAGQVLTFNVTGNTNPALFSVAPTVSPAGVIGFTPAANASGAATITLTLSDDGGTANGGVDTSAAQTFVITVTDVNDAPSFTKGPDLTVNEDSGAQTVNPWATGLSTGPAPEAGQALTFNVTGNTNTALFSTAPTVSPAGALSFTPAADANGTATITLTLSDDGGTASGGVDTSAAQTFVINVTAVNDAPSFTKGADVTVLEDSAAHTTATWATAILTGPADESAQTVSFAVTGNTNAALFAVAPAVSPAGALSFTPAANASGTATITLTLSDDGGTADGGIDTSAAQTFVINVTDVNDAPSFTKGADQTVLEDSGAQTVNPWATAISPGPGSESGQTVSFNVTGNTNAGLFSAGPSISPAGVLTYTPAANANGTATITLTISDNGGTADGGVNVSAAQTFVINVTAVNDVPAFTKGPDQTVFDNAPAQTVPGWATAISKGPADESGQTVTFNVTGNTNPSLFAAGPAVDATGTLTYTPTPSSGGTATITITLSDNGGTANGGVDTSAAQTFTITFNHVNVAPSFTKGADQAAFEDAGAQTVAGWATAISPGPPVESGQTVTFNVTGNTNAALFAAGPAISPTGVLTYTPAANANGTATITITLSDSGGTANGGADTSAPQTFVIAVTAVNDVPSFAKGSDVTVLEDSGAHTTATWATAILPGPADESGQTVSFGVTGNTNAALFTVAPAVSPTGVLTFTPAPNASGTATITLTLSDSGGTANGGVDTSAAQIFVVTVTDVNDAPSFTKGTDQAVLEDAGAQTVAGWATAISPGPPAESGQTVVFSVTNNTNAALFSAGPAISAAGVLTYTPALNANGTATITITLQDNGGTANGGIDTSPTQSFVISVTAVNDPPVATVRANLPAQAGIPITYPAGTLGGTDVANEVAAGSVVSIVTTPDTLCTGCQLTINADGSFVFTPPPFAAGTTVSFSYHVADTGFPGPGVSGAAATVSFAVAGPAIYFVKNPAVGSANCTLGNECSLTAALTAIGASTNARIFIGDASTHSPGVGVVLNSGGWIIGQGVPGASFDALFGISLPAQGVLATRPPINQARPTVSGAPATVTAHASSAIRGFNLNVSGGGNKGITANGRSGVVVSDVNVTSAAGDAIDLANTSASFDNIVVVATSGSGFKATGGGTVTVTGSASTITTTTGTALHVANTTIGAGNLVFRSISSNGGSSTGIILDTTGSGGGLKVTGTGSAGSGGTIANKTGTDGQTATGIGIFLNATSNVSLERMQLNGFGNFAIRGFDVAGLAMTNVVVSGTNGNSAAENEGSVVFGAEVGETGGARNGLTGTVTITSCEISGGHEDNLKIRNQSGTLTQLTMTSTTIRDNTTVSPGNNGVLFQADGTAVMNVDVVGGSFLRNRANGIQVITNGGGTMDFSTTGGTFTDNNIGVNAAHNSTGTFLFAIGNGTYSAPTKPGTASPINVNLASQATGAMTGTVSGNTITNANSTTGPGIRVTTNGSNGTALTIQVEGNDVSQIGNRGIEMINRDGNSVLNATVRSNTVTLTSPLAADGIRIDAGATSGPPADSGTVCADVAQNTSTTVGGVFGIRVRQRFSTTYRLESYGGSATDMTAVQTFLSNQNNSASVLADFAGSGFQNSGACPAP